The genomic segment AACAGGCTTGTCACTGGAGCGAGGACGGGGCCGATCCTTGGGCAGTTGATCGGAGGGCTGAGCAGGCGGCGGAAGCGAATCGAGGAGGAAATCACTAGTGGGCAGATGCCTTTTGACGGCGGCACGGAGGTGCTCCAGCTTTAtagtctttttcttcttctctaacACAACCTGAGCTGATTTCTCGGCCAGGAACTGGAGGAAAAGCTGGGTGGAGTTGGAGATGAGAAACACGGCTTCTGAGTTGACCTTCTTGATTTCTTTGTCCAgtttcatgattttcttgacTCGGTG from the Coffea arabica cultivar ET-39 chromosome 11e, Coffea Arabica ET-39 HiFi, whole genome shotgun sequence genome contains:
- the LOC113715616 gene encoding DNA polymerase II subunit B3-1, whose translation is MMAEHEEQNAAEETHRPGIPTHRVKKIMKLDKEIKKVNSEAVFLISNSTQLFLQFLAEKSAQVVLEKKKKTIKLEHLRAAVKRHLPTSDFLLDSLPPPAQPSDQLPKDRPRPRSSDKPVPPGSRRIDAFFNKCN